Proteins from a genomic interval of Pseudosulfitobacter sp. DSM 107133:
- a CDS encoding helix-turn-helix transcriptional regulator translates to MSLAVRLNELRVKKKKSLQEVADALGVSKTHVWELEKNRTDNPSLELLTKMSNYFKVSIRHLIGEDFENSQEDELARMFRQVGDLEDNERAIVDDMIQSLRARRREADDKNRSDGN, encoded by the coding sequence ATGTCGCTAGCTGTTCGTCTGAACGAATTGAGGGTGAAGAAAAAAAAGTCTTTACAAGAAGTCGCTGACGCCTTGGGCGTGTCCAAAACTCATGTTTGGGAGCTGGAAAAAAATCGCACTGACAACCCATCCCTAGAGTTGCTGACAAAGATGTCCAACTATTTTAAAGTGTCCATCCGACACCTAATCGGTGAAGACTTTGAAAATTCGCAAGAAGACGAATTGGCACGAATGTTTCGGCAAGTTGGGGACTTGGAAGATAATGAGCGGGCGATTGTCGATGACATGATCCAATCATTGCGGGCACGTAGAAGAGAAGCTGATGATAAAAATAGATCGGATGGAAATTGA